The genomic window TCTCAGgattgagttcaagctccatactGGGGGTAAAGATTACTAAaatagcggcacctgggtggcttggtcagtcattaagcatctgccttcagctcaggtcataatcccaggatcctgggatggagccccacattggactccctgctccgagggaagcctgcttctccctcttcccctccccctgcttgtgctccctctctcactgtgtctctctctgtcaaataaataaataaaatcttttaaaaaaagatcactaaaataaataaacttagaaagggaaggagggaaggaaaaagaaaggaagaaagaaaaggaagagaggaaagaaagaaagggaagaaaaaaaggaaggaaataaaggaaagggggaaagaaaggaaggaaatgaaaggaagaaagaaagaaagaagaaaaaaaaaaaaaaggcactcaGGCACTGGTTGCAGCCCCAAGAGTGAGGACTTTGTTAAATTTCGTGCCCTGTTCCTTTCTCTTGTCCTCAGTCCTAGCGCTATAGTTCACTCCCCATCCCTCCTTCCAGGACCTGGGCCCATTTGCCAGCCTCGCCCTACCCTCTGGTCCCCAACCCCAATGCAGAAGCGGGGTGGACCCTTCTCCCTTGGCTGCTGCTTGACGCTCAGGTTACTAATGGCACCTCAGCTCTTTGGGCCACCACGTCACTCTGTTGACGCATAGCCCAGTATCACCTAAAGCCTGGGCTCTCTCCACAGGATGGCAACCAAGCCAGATCTTCCCCCCTCGTGCCCTTGTCTGTGGGTTTTGGATCTCCTGAAAAGACccttataggggcacctgtgtggctcagtaggctaagcatCTCCTGCCTTTGGCACcagttttgatctcagggtcctgagatggagcctggtgcctggctccgtgctgggcggggagcctctTAATggtctctctctccgtctccctctccttctgcccctccccccacctctctaaacaaaaaaaaaaaaaaaaaaaagaagaagaagaagaagaaaagaaaagaaaaagaagggcgcctgggtggctcagtaggttaagccgctgccttcggctcaggtcatgatctcagggtcctgggatcgagtcccgcatcaggctctctgctgagcagggagcctgcttcctcctctctctctctctgcctgcctctctgcctacttgtgatctctgtctgtcaaataaataaataaaatctttaaaaaaaaaaaaagaaagaaaagaaaaagaaggtattcAAGAGCCTAAGGAATCAGAGCCGCAGAGGAAAGGGtcgaggagaggaaaggaagacaggGCCGAGGTGATGGAGCCAAGGAATGGAGACGTCAGGGAATGCGGCCCGGGAAGAGGGCCCCGAATTTAGAGACCGGCAGAATCCGAAACCTGAACAAGGCAGtcaagagagagagtttgggaaAAGGAAGAACTCAGAACTGGTCGGGCTTGGAGAAGGAAGTGACCCTCCTTCCTAGGGCCGGGAGCGGGGAGAGGGCGCTGAGGCCAAGCAGATGAGCACGGGGAGAATCAAGCTAACCAGGGAGGATGAATTAAGCAGGAACACAGATCTCCACAAGTGTGGCCTTGATTCTGTGCGGAGTCTTGGGTTGAAGGGAACAGCCATAGCCAGGCTCGCTCGGGCTCTGTCCTCTCGCTTCCCACctgtcaggggtggggggggatggggagaggctgTCCCTGTTGCAAGGGTGCTGGACATCCTGCCACCCTTGAGCTCAGGTAAGGTTCTGAGGAGGGGCAGGATGGGCTTCTCTCCTCCAGAATTCTCCAGGACCAGACGTCTAAGCCTTCCAGAGAACGGGCCCCTCACCAGCCAGGAATGCAGACAGAGGCCGGAGGGGATACGGGatccagggtgggggtgggggtctacGTTTCAGCACTGGGCTGCCAGGGGTCACAGGGCAGTGCAGCACAGGGATGAGGAGACCGAACTGAGAGTTTGCAGAAAGCTGGAAGAACGTCAGCCCCATTGAATCCTGTGGCCCTTGGCCAAGAGTCCTGGTTCTCAAGAGGAGTCCATGAGCCGGGCTCTacaggaggggaagagaaagccaGAGCAGGGCCTCCACAGCTGAAGCTGTGTAAGCTTCTACTCCGGGGCCCGGGGTTTCCCTTAACCGGGGCGGGTGGGGATGGGGGCCtctgggggaggagaaaaggggaaggaggtGTTTGGGGACAAGGGGGCGGGGCTAAGGGCAGGAAATGAGCTAGGAACCACCATCACCTTCCCCTCCTAGACAGGAGCCACAGCCCAGAGCAGCAGAGAGGACAAAGAGGAAATGACAGattggggtggggtgtgggggggaggaaACGTGCCCTGCTCTGGGAGGAGCTCCAAGTGCCAAAAACAAGCTGGACTGGGCAGCCAGGGTCCCTGCGGTCAACTTCAAATCAAATCCAGCTCCGTTCACGAGGGGCTGCTCCATGCCAGATTGAGTCCAGGactgcccctgctcctgctggCTTCCGAGCCCCTCTAGGGAACCCAGGGAGACAGTAGACAGGCCCCAAAGACAGCCCCACACCCACTCCTTTGCACCCTGTACCCCTACCCTCCAACCAGCCTCAGGCATCTCTTTTAGCCTACTAGCGGCCCCCCATTTCGgcagcttctccccctgccctctgctttGAACCTGTCCCTCCTGTGCCCAGGGAGGGCCATGGAGACTGTGGGAGGTCCCAGCCCACGCCCTCACCGGCAGCCCAGCAAGGCTGCATGAGGGTCCGAGTGCTGGAGCCCCTCAACCACGTTCCTGGACGCTCTCCTCCGACCAGGAAACCCCCGTCAGACTCTCCTAAGAGCCCTTCTCCCGGCTCCTTCCATTCAGTCCCAAGGATCCTCCCTTGGCCTTTCCATCACTCCTATGCTGACCGCGTCGTCCCCGCAGcctcctgctctgtccccagcaGTGATGCCGTCACCTCTCTGTTGCCTGCTTCTCTCGGTTTCTCATCTCTCCATCCTCTCCCCGACCCCAGCCTCCCCATGCCCAGGTAGTTACACAAGGGGGCTCCCCGGCCTTCTCCGCTCAGCCACGTTTCCTGTAGCACCTGCTCCTCAGGCTCCTGGGTGCTGACTCCACACCACTGCCCCGAGCACCGGGGTGCTGCCTCTGCCCCTCGCTCCGTGCCCCCCGACCCCACAGCTGCCCTGAGCCGCCTCCTTACCCTCCTGGCCCGAACGCTGCAGCTGCTCCTGCAGGTCACACCCGAACACCCTCTCCTTCGAGCtgcccttcttctttcccttttgccGAGACTTCATGGCTGGAGCCCCCGGgggccctggcccagccccctctgcccccccaagACCTTTGCCCTACCAGTCCCCCATAGGATCCTAAGCCGGCCTCTGGGCTTGGCCCGGCCCCAGGGGGCAGGGCTCCAAactggggagggtggagggtggccTGGGCAACAGGCAGcggctcctgcctctgcctctggggcCCCCGGCTACACGGAAGTAGCTGTGGAAGAGGAAGCTGCCAGGACCCTGAAGAAGCTGGGTCTCGTGGCCCAGGCTGGCACTCGCCCCTCTGGCCCAGCTCAGCCCTGGGGGAGCAGGAAGCTGTGCAGCTCCTCCAACCCGCTTCCTGTTAGAGCATCTTTGCAACcacagggcctggggtgggggaggcaactGACATTCACATCCTCAACCCATCACTGGGACTTCGCTCATTGGTCAAGGCCACGTAACGTCAGAGccccggggtggggtggtggtgccTGGGGCGTAGGCAGGTGACTGACACCCTTAGAGACCAGAATTTGGGGGGTCAGGGCAAAGCCCAGAGGCTGGCCCAAGAGCCAGGTGGCCCAGTGCCCTGCAAGGGGAGGGAGGATGCCCAGGCTCAGCCCCAGACGGGCCCATGACCTCAGCCAAGGCACGTTACCTTGCCGAGCCTCAGTGTCCACACGTGTGACCATGAAGAGGGGTAAACTGGGTAACCTTTAATCCTTCCAGCTCTTTCTGTGGAACTCACTTAAGTGTCAGCCTCTTTGTCTGTAAAGAATGGAATCTCCTGCCCGCCTCCCAGGCCTGTTTTGGGGAGACTCCAATGCGGCCCAGGAGTGACAGCACCACCCACGGGGGTGTTGGCTGTGCGGGAAGGGGCTTTGCACTCTATCCACCTACCTGGGAACTCTCAGAGGTGGCCCAGGgcatctctttccctttgcctcccAGCCACTACcgtcccagcccctcccctatGTAGGGCCACGGGAAGGCTGGTGCCAAAGGGTGCTGAGTGGTTCAGGGCTCACATAGTCCAAGGGTGAGAGACGAACCAGGCACAACagcttttatctgtttatttaaaaacagaatatcATTTTATGTACAAATATGCACATATTTACACAAAATGTACAGACTAAGACCCCAGATCTTTGGGCTCCGCATTCAAATTCCTGGGctggctggggagcaggggaTGGCATCTCTCTGTTGGTCCGAAATCCAGAGGATTTCAGGCAAGTAGGGTTTGGGCACAAAACCTAGGTGTTCTGGCTGAGCGTATTCAGGTGGGTCAGGTGACAATCCACAGTGTCCGACCCCAGTCCAGACCAGCAGAAACCGTGGGAAGAGCCCCAGGGGAGTGATCCCAAGGCTCCTGGGGGAAAGGAGACATTCTTGTCCCAAGCAACTCCTTCACACCACCCTAACTCCCCCCTCCCTTGGGCTGTAATCACTACACTATTTCCCTGACACCACAACCAAACCAGGAGCCCTTGTCCCCCAGTCTCTGCAACCCCCCCACTCCGACCCCGAGGGACCACAGACCACTGTGGATGCAgtgaggaggagagaggcagctgggggaaggggccaAGACCCTACCCTGTCCTCCTGCAGCCAGGGACCCAGGGGCTCCCGCCCCGACTCAGACCCCACAGCGCCAGGCTCCCACCCAGGAGGCCGCCTCAATTCAAGTGCTTTCGAAGAAGCACCTTTCCAAAGCCCGGGTATGGACCCCTTGCCAGGGTCTGAGCAAGGTCCAGGTTTGCTGACTTCCCATGGCGGCTGGCCTCAAGCTAAGCCAACCAAGTAATAACAAACATCCAGATaaatcaaaagtttttttttgtttttgtttttgtttttgtttttaaagatgtgttttcTCTTATTAAAGTATTCGGAGCGGTATTCCTTGAAGAAGCTCCCCCAGCAGGCTTAGGTATAGAAAATATGCACATGCAGCAGGCCCAGACGCCAGCAGAGGCCACCAGAGAACACCGGAAGGCCAAGGGCTTCTCCAGTAAGAGCGCTAGTCCCTGGCTGTCCCCTGGGCCGGCCACTTCAACATGTGCCCCTGGCCTCCGGGGCGAGGTGGTGGGAGCCCGGCTCCCCAGCTCAGGAGGCCGGAATCCAGTTCCAGCTCTGCCTGCACACCTGGGTCTGACCCACAGTCTCCGCCTCTCGCCTCCAACCTCTGCGTCATTAATACTGCTCTGGGGTCTGAGGGGATAACCTGGGCTTCCAGGTAGAGGGCACATAGCCACGCCATACACAAGCCAAGCCCATCTTAGTTCACTTGgcctgtcacacacacacacacacacacacattcatgcacacgcgcacacgcacagGGTCTGTGAACAGTCACACAatcgtgtgtgtgcacacgcacacatcgGAGGGCGGGGAGGGCTCAACCGGCAGAGCCCCACCCTCGCCGAACAGAAGGGTTGGAGGAAAATGTCGAGCAGTCAGTGGGACGGGGAGCagcttcctcaagaaacaaggtGTGTAGGGAGGCCCCGGTGATGAGTAGAGATTCCCCAGGTCAGCAGAAGGAGCCGGGttcaggggagggaggcaggcctgGGTCAGACCAGATGCCCCCGCCCATTGATGTAGATGCCATTGCCCGTGGGTTTGGCCCGCAGGGTCCCATTCTCTTGAACGAAATGGTTCATGGCGTGTTTGATGCCTTCATCCCGGTCTTCCTCCTCCTCGGCCCGCCCAGAGCCCGGAGACAGCAGTTCTGTCTGTGTTTCGATCTCCCTCACCGTGGTCAGTGTGGAGTAACTGCGGCCCTCTGGCTCTTCACTCTGGACACCGAGGACGGAGGGTGCGTCAGGAACCCAGGCAGGGCCACCAGACGGGATGGGCAgccggggcagggagggagccgAAGGGTCAGAGGTGAGGCGAAAGCTCCGGGGCTCGGAGCTGGGGCCCGGGAGCGAGTGTCCCGCACGGGGAAGGACGGAGGGAGAACACAGGCACGGCAGACGTGCGGGGGCAGAGACACAGGGACTGGGGTGGGGCTGCTGGCCGGCCACCTccgggagcaggagaggggcctGAGGCGAGCAGTGGGGACGCCGGTGGGGCCGGGGGCCTCACCATCACAGAGCAGCTACTGTTGTCCTTGAGACTATCAGGGTGGCCCTCGGCTCTCAGCCCTACACTCTCCTCCGGCTGTGGGTCCCGGACACGGGGGAGGAGTCAGAACAGGGCTCCCCGTCCTCCCTCATCACCTCTTCCCCCAACCCGACCTGTGCACTCTCCCTGACGCGGGCATCCCCCGCCAACCACTCAGCCTCACCCGGAACCGCGGCGGATGGTGGCTCTCAGCACAGCCCCCAGGCCCGGGGCAGCCGCGCCTCCAGGTCCCCCACGCCAGCCCCCGCTGCGAGTCAGGGGCTGGACCCGGGGGAGGGCTGTGCTCCTGGGGCGCAGAGGGACCCCCAGCCCCGGGGATGCACCCAACCCCGGCACGCACCTGGCTCCTGGGGTCCGCGTGATGGGAATGCAGCCTCCGGATGGAGTTCTCCCTGGTCAGGGTCAACTCCTCCTCActgggaaaaacaggctcccatTAGCTGCTGACGCTGGTCCTGGGCTCCCAGCGTGGGCCCAGCTGTGGCCAAGCCCATGTGAGATGGCGCTGGAGAGGGCGGGTGCTGTCTGTCCCCACGTGTGAGTGAGTGGCTGCAGGTGACAgcgcgtgtgcgcgcgcgtgtgccgGAGTGTACATGCTCGGTGATGCCCGGGCATCCGGACCGGACCCTCACTCAGCAGTGCGGTTCTCCCCCTCCAGCTGTGGTCCGAACCCTTCCCACTTCCCGAAGCCCTTGGACCACCTCCCGACCACAAGCTCCcagtctcccctctctcccctggcctgcccacccctcccgcTCACCTGGTCTTTGCTCCCAGCTTAGCTCCACCCGCCGGGGACAGGCGGTACTCACTACTTCTGGGTCATCTGCTGAGCCTTGCGCCGGTGGTAGCGAGACATGAGCAGCACCACGACGAccaggaggcagaagaggagggcGGCGatcacccccaccaccaccacagaggCCGACACCAGGTCCACCTGCTTCCCGGGGGCGTCCTGAGGGTCTGCCAGGGACAGGCCTCTGTCTAAGGGGGATGCTCAGACCCCTGACCCACCCGCAGCCCTCACAAACCCTGCAGCCTGGTCCTCCCCGAACACATCCCAAACCACCGGCTCAGCCTGACCGTCTGCAAAGTAGTCGCGCAGCCCCGTCCCCCGCAGTCAGCACTCCCACAGTTCACCCTCTCCGTCTTGTTTGCTAGTGGCCTTCCAGGCCCTTGGTCCAGCACCCGccacccccctacccctgccctGTGTCTGCCCTGGGTGCTCACCAAGAACATCCACAGTGACCTGAGAGTCCCTGGAGGAGAGCTCATTGCTGACGTGGCACACGTAGATGCCACTGTGCTCTGTGGTCAGCGGAGGAAAGCCCAGCGTGTCCCCTTCCGCTCGGACCCCGCTGGGCAGGGGCCCGTCCAACCTGGAGGACAGGGAAGCTGGGGCGGGCGGAGGCTGCCACCACCCGACGTGCCTGGGCagctctccacctccctcccccatgaCGTCACCCAGAGCCGCTGGCTGTTCCCAcggtgcccctccctcccctgggcaGGTCCAGGCAGAGGCCCCTTCTCCCCGCCGCCCAGCCTGACCCgggcaccccccacacacacccggGGAAGATCCACACGCGAGCCATCCCACAGGCTCCCACAGGCCTCAAGCCATCCGGCGCCGGGCAGCAGGCCGACGTGGTCTGAGGGCCACACGACAGGACACCCCTTTCCTAGCTAGGCTCAGCCGTACTTGGAAAATGTGACCGCACGCCCCAGCACCCGGCATCCCTAACATCAGGACACTAGAGCGGAGCCCAAGGCACGAGGTCACGTGCACGGCTCAGCGTACAAGAGCGTGCCTGTCGGGGGGCGCCTGACCCCTCCCCGAGCCCCTGGACGGCTCCAACCCGATCCGGCGGAGGTGCCAGCCATTCTTGGGGGTCATGGTGTCGGTTTAAGAGCAGTCACGGCTACCTCTAGGTTTTTGTCTCGCCCACTTTAGGCActcacctaaatacataaaacgCTAATATTTAAGATAGCGTATTGTATGTCATAATTCTAAagttaggggggaaaaaacccccaaGGACTTACTGTCTTATTCCCTCCCAGTGACCACGTATGGTAGACTCCCTGGTAGGAGCCAATGATAATGTCCTTGTGACCACAGGTAATCTTGCACAGGTCTGGGCATGGGCCCCCATTAATTTGGGGTTCAGGATACATAGTCCCAGCCCATAAGGTGCACATGGCGGCCCAGTAAGGCAGGGACTGTCCCCGGGGCTAGGCCCTTACCGTGTCCAGTTGTACGAGGGTGGGGGGTGCCCTTCGCTCAGGCACTTGAGAGTGGCTCCTTCTTTGCCAACCTGCCACAGCTTCTGGTCTTCAAGGCCCCTCACAGAGGCCTCAGCGAGGACTGGcatgggaggtgggaggagaaagcaggggaaTGAGGCTTTGATCAGGCCATCAAGCTGTTCCTCGAAGGCGCCGAACCCAGCTTGCCCATCCTGGCTGGGTCCTTGCGGCACGGCCCCCTCCCCTCTCCGAGCTCCATGTCCATATTGATTCATCTGGGCAATGAGCCTCCAAGTCCCTCAGAAAAGATTCACACTTTTTCTGAATCCCTGTGGTTGCCCGCGGTGGGCGAGTCACAGAACAGGTGTTGCATAAACGCTCCCTGATTTTCCAAAGGCTCAACGATCCTGCTCATTCACATATCTCTTTAACAAACATTTGCCGAGGACCTACTTTGGGCCAGATGCGGAGTTAGTACGAACAGAAAAGAGTCCTCCGCCCGAAGAGGCTGAGACCTGAATGCCAGGAAAACCCTATCTGCCGCTTCCTGAGGATCATCTAAAGCTCTCTGTGTGTGAGGGCCTTGGCCTTTGTGGCTTCTGATTCCGATCACAGCCCTGTCAAGTCCATATAATGACACTCCTGCCACTGCTGGGGACAAGGCAGACAAACAAGACTGAGTAACAGCTGGTAGGTAGCGGAAGGAGGGCTTGTCCCACGAGCATGAAGGCCGCGCGGTGTGGCCGGCGGCCCTGGGCAAGCCTGTCTGTCTGCACGTATTTCAAAACGGGTTTTCAATCCCGTGTTTCTACCCAATTCTCCCCACAACCCTGCAGAGCAGCGCAATCTCCCTTGTAAATAAGGTCCGAAGGTCAGAGTGGTCTGAGTGATCCCTCAAGGTCATCCGGGACGGGCTCATCTCCCTTTGCACCAATGCTCTCTCGGCCACACAAGGGGGCCTTCGGGATCCAGCCTGGCCAGGCTGcggtggctcagggtctctcTTCCCAAGATCCATGTACTCACAGGCCACATGGAGGACGTGGGTGATCCTCTGGTCCTGGAGCAGGCCGGGGTGGGACACCACGCAGGTGAGCGGCTTTCCATTCATGCTGCGGCTGGGCACCAGGTGGAACTCGGACGTGACAGCCGCTGAGCGGGAGTGCTTGAATGAGCGGCTGGACGCGGTGCCCTTGACCTCCGTGTCCCAGGTCACGCTGGGGGCTGGGCTGCCCTCTGCTGTGCAGGAGGCTGCTAGCGTCAGGCCCTGGCCCTCTTCTAGCGCAGGACCAGGGttcagagagggcaggggaggcactgcgggtggtgggaggcagggaTTGAGGTCAGCACACCCACCAGGAGGCCCTGCCCTGTCCCAACTGTGTCTTGCACAGGCAAACATTTTCTGgccctttttcttctcttatttcacCAACATAGACACCAGATGAGTGGTAGAATTTCAGCTGACTTCGTACCTTTCtctattatttgatattttttttatcatgagcatggatcattttttaataaactagTGAAGTAAACAAACAACATCTGTACCCTAATAATTACAGCCACCACCTCCAAAGTACTCATTATGTGCGGGGTATTGTGCTGAAcactttataaatgttatttcatttaatcctgtCAACAGACCAGCAAAATAGGGATCATTACCCCTGAGTTACAAGAGAGGACACTGAAGCTTGGGCAGGTGAAATCATTTGTCCCAGATCATCAGCTGTGAGGGGAGGAAGCCAAGATTCACACTGGGCATTTTCACCCCCAAGGCTAGTGTTACTAAGTTCCACGTGGATAAGGGGAAACTaaaggtctttattttttatcttcctaACATGTCCAGCTCAAGCTCAGAATGGAAAAGACTTAACTAGACCACAGGTCTGGGGCATCTGTGGACCACAAGTGCCCACAGTGCAGAGCAGTGGTTTAAAAGTGATTGTGATCTCCAATCCAGCCACATTCACAGAAGGTCCAGACCGAGAAAAGTATCAGCCACGCTAGTCAAAGCTGGGTCTGTGTGTCCCTATCTCAgacccatgatttttttttttatattttatttatgtatttgggagaaagagagcacaagcagagggagaagcaggctaccccagtgagcagggagcccaatgtgggtcttgatcccaggaccctgggatagtgacctgagcctaagcagacccttaaccttctgagccactcaggctcccatCAGCCCCATGTTTTAAAACCATGGAACCCAGGATGGCAAGAGAGGCTGTGAATGAGTGGTTTTGGCAGAACTGTCGCAGAAACTAGCAAGTGTAGCTTCCAGAAGAGGAgatgggaggtgggctggggagaGGAAAGGCCTCTGAAAGGCTGGGGTGCAGAAGCCTCTGAAAGGCTGGGGTGCAGAAGCCTCTGAAAGGCTGGGGTACAGAAGGCAGAATGAGTCTGGGCCTCATTGCTTCCGAAGGCCAGAGTGACCAAGTCGtgagtgctgggggagggggtgtgtgtgcaggTCAACAGAAGGAAGAATGTTCTAATAAATGGATTCTTCCCCAAGGCTGACAGAGCTGTAGGTAGCAAGCTGTTGAGGTCACTTGGAGAGAATTTCTAGATTGGGTAGGAGGACGGACTGGATGAGGCCTCCTCACCCCCGCAGGGCCCTCCCCCTCTTAGTCTTGCTCTCCCTCCGCCCCATGCAATTCTGCAGACCCCATCTCTGCGTCCCCGGGCTCCTGCGCGGACCTCGGGCAACTGCACCCGCGGCCCCCCCACAACCGCACCCGGCGCCCCCACTTACCCAGCACGCGGAGCCGCAGCCTCGCCTGGAAGCTGCCCGCGGGGAAGGTGCTGACGCGGCACTCGTATTCGCCCTCGTCGGCCTGCACCGCGTTGCGCAGGAGCACGGAGCCGTCCAGGGGGCTCCGTGGGGGCGGCGGCTGCTCCACGCGGCCCTCGTAGGCCGCGCCCACGTGCAGCCCGTATTGGATATGCAGCAGCGCTAGCTCCCGGGGGCCCTCGCCCGCGTCCACCCGAGCCCAGGCCACCTGCCCCACCTGCTCGCCGGGGTCCCCTCGGTAGAAGCAGGGCAGCTTGGCGTCCTGGCCCAGCACCACGGTCACCACGTCCGAGGTCTCCAGCTCGCCGGGCCGGCACCGGCCTGCAGGGGGCGGACAGGAGCGGCCAAGATTAGGGGTGTCTCAggaaccggggtgggggggtgagggtgggggcatGATGCATGATGACAGAGAAGGCCACCAGAACTCACTTTGTGCTTGCCAAGCACCTTCTGTCCATTACCTCATTAGATCCACAAAACCTGCCCAAGAGGTGGGCGTCATTATcaccatttaacagatgaggaaactgagacccagagacagGAAGTGCTTGCCTAAGGCTACCGGGTCCCTGGCTGCAAGGGTCACACCCTCTTCCAGCCCAGGATTGTGTCCCGGGGAATCCTGAGGTGGGAGGCTCTAGCTGAAAGAGAGTTACCCAGCTTCTGCCCTCTGGGAGCTCATGGCCCTGTCCCAGAAATGGATTTTACGTGGAAAAGACAGGGGAAGCCAGCGACAAACTTTCACAGAAGGTTCCACCTACCAAGGGGGGCGGGCAGGGAAATGAATGTTTTCAAGAGGTATGGCCAGGAGCCAAGGCAGGGGTCGAAAACAGCAGGGGTCAAAAACAGCTGGCGTCTACTATGGGGCATGTAGTGTGGGAAGGGTCCAGCCCAAGAAGCCTTTCAGAacattcttttcatggcttgaagATGAGAGACCTGGATTCCCAGAGAGAAGAAGGTATTCTCTGTGGGAGGAATGGCAcgaaccaaggctcagagacagGAATGAGCAAGTCACAGAAGAACAGAGAGGCCCCAGGTCAGAGACCCAGAGAGATGAGGTCAGGGCAGACACACGGCGACGGGGTCAGGACCCGGGCCAGGAGCAGAGGACCAGAGACAGGGACCAGCGAGGAAGTGTGCATCCACGAGGCTCCCCAGCATCGCTATCATGTCCCCTCATTTTCCAAGAAGGATCCCTTCCTTGCCCTCATGTAACCTGA from Neovison vison isolate M4711 chromosome 10, ASM_NN_V1, whole genome shotgun sequence includes these protein-coding regions:
- the NECTIN4 gene encoding nectin-4 isoform X1, with translation MPLSLGAEMWGPEALLLLLLLASFTGRCRPGELETSDVVTVVLGQDAKLPCFYRGDPGEQVGQVAWARVDAGEGPRELALLHIQYGLHVGAAYEGRVEQPPPPRSPLDGSVLLRNAVQADEGEYECRVSTFPAGSFQARLRLRVLVPPLPSLNPGPALEEGQGLTLAASCTAEGSPAPSVTWDTEVKGTASSRSFKHSRSAAVTSEFHLVPSRSMNGKPLTCVVSHPGLLQDQRITHVLHVAFLAEASVRGLEDQKLWQVGKEGATLKCLSEGHPPPSYNWTRLDGPLPSGVRAEGDTLGFPPLTTEHSGIYVCHVSNELSSRDSQVTVDVLDPQDAPGKQVDLVSASVVVVGVIAALLFCLLVVVVLLMSRYHRRKAQQMTQKYEEELTLTRENSIRRLHSHHADPRSQPEESVGLRAEGHPDSLKDNSSCSVMSEEPEGRSYSTLTTVREIETQTELLSPGSGRAEEEEDRDEGIKHAMNHFVQENGTLRAKPTGNGIYINGRGHLV
- the NECTIN4 gene encoding nectin-4 isoform X2, whose amino-acid sequence is MPLSLGAEMWGPEALLLLLLLASFTGRCRPGELETSDVVTVVLGQDAKLPCFYRGDPGEQVGQVAWARVDAGEGPRELALLHIQYGLHVGAAYEGRVEQPPPPRSPLDGSVLLRNAVQADEGEYECRVSTFPAGSFQARLRLRVLVPPLPSLNPGPALEEGQGLTLAASCTAEGSPAPSVTWDTEVKGTASSRSFKHSRSAAVTSEFHLVPSRSMNGKPLTCVVSHPGLLQDQRITHVLHVAFLAEASVRGLEDQKLWQVGKEGATLKCLSEGHPPPSYNWTRLDGPLPSGVRAEGDTLGFPPLTTEHSGIYVCHVSNELSSRDSQVTVDVLDPQDAPGKQVDLVSASVVVVGVIAALLFCLLVVVVLLMSRYHRRKAQQMTQKYEEELTLTRENSIRRLHSHHADPRSQSEEPEGRSYSTLTTVREIETQTELLSPGSGRAEEEEDRDEGIKHAMNHFVQENGTLRAKPTGNGIYINGRGHLV